The following coding sequences lie in one uncultured Mailhella sp. genomic window:
- a CDS encoding C4-type zinc ribbon domain-containing protein yields the protein MSLYIEQIRQLVALQHVDDGIHAVQAEMEAAPKEVESLQKRFNSQDTQRNWILDKLQHLQEQQKRLDADIQDDESRLNNSKNKLMQVENDREYQAMIREMDSMERQNQTREEERMALQEERSLQESNLQSVEETWNELKAELESQKENLEKRIAECRTRLEALEAQRAEVAALISPPVLSRYEFIRNRLRHPVIVPVEAGICSGCHIAIPPQVFIDLQRGNHIMSCPNCQRLMYWAHDYQDPNAPKPEARAAESAE from the coding sequence GTGAGCCTCTATATTGAACAGATCCGCCAGCTTGTGGCTCTCCAGCACGTGGACGACGGCATTCACGCCGTGCAGGCCGAAATGGAAGCCGCTCCCAAGGAAGTGGAATCTCTGCAGAAGCGTTTCAACTCGCAGGACACCCAGCGCAACTGGATTCTGGACAAGCTCCAGCACCTGCAGGAACAGCAGAAGCGCCTCGACGCCGACATTCAGGACGACGAATCCCGCCTGAACAACAGCAAGAACAAGCTGATGCAGGTGGAAAACGACCGCGAATATCAGGCCATGATCCGCGAAATGGACAGCATGGAACGCCAGAACCAGACCCGCGAGGAAGAGCGCATGGCTCTGCAGGAAGAACGTTCCCTGCAGGAGAGCAATCTTCAGTCCGTGGAGGAAACCTGGAACGAACTCAAGGCCGAGCTCGAAAGCCAGAAGGAAAATCTGGAAAAGCGCATCGCCGAATGCCGCACCCGTCTTGAAGCGCTGGAAGCCCAGCGTGCCGAAGTGGCGGCCCTCATTTCCCCGCCCGTGCTGAGCCGCTATGAATTCATCCGCAACCGCCTGCGTCATCCGGTGATCGTGCCTGTGGAAGCGGGCATCTGCTCGGGCTGCCACATTGCCATTCCGCCGCAGGTGTTCATTGATCTGCAGCGCGGCAACCACATCATGAGCTGCCCGAACTGCCAGCGTCTCATGTACTGGGCCCACGACTATCAGGATCCCAACGCTCCCAAGCCCGAAGCCAGGGCTGCGGAAAGCGCGGAATAA
- a CDS encoding Nif3-like dinuclear metal center hexameric protein: protein MLQSELISIIEQTAPLSLMAEWDHSGVQVASARADIRHLAVCLDPAPEQLRAAVEAGADMVLTHHPLAMRPAWTSALNGYTDALSILYRNDVPLYASHTTLDANPLGPSAWLPDLLGLEDRVILEKTGTFTAPDGSVVEGGFGCAGRLPEAMSLARLCAVMREALPLERMCGVARLIGDPDREIRRVAVCTGSGSSLLEEAAAAGADVFITGDVKYHDALALASRHDARSPNFCPMAILDVGHFSLEEEMIRRFALLLDRKLDGVTVTFLPGRDPFLPLTFLSEVPEVLS from the coding sequence ATGCTTCAGAGCGAGCTTATCAGCATCATTGAACAGACGGCTCCCCTTTCGCTTATGGCGGAATGGGATCATTCCGGCGTTCAGGTGGCCTCGGCCCGCGCCGACATACGCCATCTTGCCGTGTGCCTCGATCCTGCGCCCGAACAGCTGCGCGCCGCCGTGGAAGCCGGAGCGGACATGGTGCTCACGCATCATCCGCTCGCCATGCGCCCCGCCTGGACGAGCGCGCTGAACGGCTACACCGACGCGCTCTCCATTCTGTACCGCAACGACGTGCCCCTCTACGCAAGCCACACCACGCTCGACGCCAATCCCCTCGGACCGAGCGCCTGGCTGCCCGATCTGCTCGGCCTTGAAGACCGCGTGATTCTGGAAAAGACGGGCACGTTCACCGCGCCGGACGGCTCCGTGGTCGAAGGGGGCTTCGGCTGCGCGGGCAGGCTGCCCGAAGCCATGTCCCTTGCGCGCCTTTGCGCCGTCATGCGCGAAGCGCTGCCGCTTGAAAGGATGTGCGGCGTGGCCCGTCTCATCGGCGATCCCGACCGGGAAATCCGCCGCGTGGCGGTGTGTACGGGATCCGGCTCCTCGCTGCTTGAGGAAGCCGCGGCCGCGGGCGCGGACGTGTTCATCACCGGCGACGTGAAGTATCACGACGCGCTGGCCCTGGCCTCGCGCCACGATGCGCGCAGCCCGAATTTCTGCCCCATGGCAATTCTTGATGTGGGGCATTTTTCCCTGGAAGAAGAAATGATACGCCGCTTCGCGCTGCTTCTGGACAGGAAGCTTGACGGCGTGACGGTGACGTTTTTGCCGGGCAGGGATCCCTTCCTGCCCTTGACCTTTCTTTCTGAAGTACCGGAGGTACTGTCGTGA
- a CDS encoding DsbA family protein, whose amino-acid sequence MPSFIYITDVFCPWCFGFAPVMEKLVAKHSFPVRVLCGNLVDEPEQTSGMGTPRLRAFFQRLSDTTGRKLGSGFFGLLEESGSVLMDSSRSALLMAALKKLAPGHALEQMEAFQNAFYEDGRDVLALDVQADVAARWGVTAQALSQALASEAVQKKAQKEMDEAEEILGDFVVYPTLFVKTDDGELHAVARGFAPFDEVEAKIEAALASGESLNAVSGSACGLNGECCIR is encoded by the coding sequence ATGCCATCCTTCATTTACATTACCGACGTTTTTTGTCCCTGGTGTTTCGGCTTTGCTCCGGTCATGGAGAAGCTTGTTGCGAAGCATTCCTTTCCCGTGCGCGTTCTGTGCGGCAATCTTGTGGACGAACCCGAACAGACTTCGGGCATGGGCACGCCGCGTCTGCGGGCGTTTTTTCAGCGCCTTTCCGACACCACGGGCCGCAAGCTCGGCAGCGGCTTTTTCGGACTGCTGGAGGAGTCGGGCAGCGTGCTCATGGATTCCTCGCGCTCCGCGCTGCTCATGGCCGCGCTCAAGAAGCTGGCTCCCGGCCACGCGCTGGAGCAGATGGAAGCGTTTCAAAACGCCTTTTATGAAGACGGGCGCGACGTGCTCGCTCTCGACGTGCAGGCCGACGTAGCGGCGCGCTGGGGCGTGACGGCGCAGGCGCTTTCGCAGGCTCTCGCTTCCGAGGCCGTGCAGAAAAAGGCTCAGAAGGAAATGGACGAGGCCGAAGAGATTCTCGGCGATTTCGTGGTGTACCCTACGCTTTTTGTGAAGACGGACGACGGAGAACTGCACGCCGTGGCTCGGGGCTTTGCGCCCTTCGACGAGGTGGAGGCCAAAATCGAGGCCGCGCTTGCTTCCGGAGAGTCTCTGAACGCGGTGTCGGGCTCGGCCTGCGGCCTGAACGGCGAGTGCTGCATCCGCTGA
- a CDS encoding ABC transporter ATP-binding protein: MAQTPSFAAKKSADGTPPLIRLENICKSYGPVRANRNISLEIRSGEILALLGENGAGKSTLMSILSGKSRQDSGTIFVDGLPSPFRSPRDALAAGIGMVYQHFMLVEAMTVTQNLMLGQAHGILNPAAMRARVLELAERYGFEINPDAMISDLSMGERQRVEILKLLYRDCRVLILDEPTAVLTPPEISQLFSALRRMAADGKAIVFISHKMKEVLDLATEISILRRGEIVEHFLRSEVPGERELAERMVGRQMETEVEQTPVEKGEVLLELDNACCGMAQSLSCTLRRGEVLAVVGVAGNGQRELVEMVTGGAKPEGGSVRILGKSWSEFMRTRMGRRSMVYIPEDRKGLATCPSLDLLDNFLLTNRNGFQNFGFLDRRHSATAAADIMEEYQVVADGLHATAGSLSGGNLQKMVLGREFFREPSLIVAENPTQGLDIGAMEEVWRRILDARDHAGVLLVTSDLREAMTLADTFAVMYRGRFIDVFPRSDEARVESIGLMMAGIRFGEDAENGADKAQEK, translated from the coding sequence ATGGCACAAACGCCTTCTTTTGCAGCGAAAAAGAGCGCGGACGGCACCCCGCCCCTGATTCGTCTGGAAAACATCTGCAAGAGCTACGGCCCCGTCCGGGCCAACCGCAACATCTCTCTGGAAATACGTTCCGGCGAAATCCTCGCCCTGCTCGGCGAAAACGGCGCGGGCAAGTCCACGCTCATGTCCATACTGTCGGGCAAGTCGCGGCAGGATTCCGGCACCATCTTCGTGGACGGCCTTCCTTCGCCGTTCCGCTCCCCCCGCGACGCCCTGGCCGCGGGCATCGGCATGGTGTATCAGCACTTCATGCTCGTCGAAGCCATGACCGTGACGCAGAATCTCATGCTCGGTCAGGCGCACGGCATTCTGAATCCCGCGGCCATGCGCGCAAGAGTGCTTGAACTTGCCGAACGCTACGGCTTTGAAATCAATCCCGACGCCATGATTTCCGATCTTTCCATGGGCGAGCGTCAGCGGGTGGAAATTCTGAAGCTGCTCTACCGCGACTGCCGCGTGCTCATTCTCGACGAACCCACCGCCGTGCTCACGCCGCCGGAAATCAGTCAGCTTTTCTCCGCACTGCGGCGCATGGCGGCCGACGGCAAAGCCATCGTGTTCATCAGCCACAAGATGAAGGAAGTGCTGGACCTCGCCACCGAAATAAGCATTCTGCGCCGGGGCGAGATTGTGGAGCATTTTCTGCGCTCCGAAGTGCCGGGCGAACGGGAGCTCGCCGAACGCATGGTGGGCCGTCAGATGGAAACCGAAGTGGAACAGACCCCCGTGGAAAAGGGCGAAGTGCTGCTGGAACTCGACAACGCGTGCTGCGGCATGGCGCAGTCTCTCAGCTGCACGCTGCGGCGCGGCGAAGTGCTCGCCGTGGTGGGCGTGGCCGGCAACGGTCAGCGCGAGCTCGTGGAAATGGTCACGGGCGGCGCAAAGCCCGAAGGAGGCTCCGTCCGCATTCTCGGCAAGAGCTGGAGCGAGTTCATGCGCACGCGCATGGGGCGTCGGAGCATGGTGTACATTCCCGAAGACAGAAAGGGGCTTGCCACCTGCCCGTCGCTGGATCTCCTGGACAACTTCCTTCTCACCAACCGCAACGGCTTTCAGAATTTCGGATTTCTGGACAGGCGTCATTCGGCCACGGCGGCCGCGGACATCATGGAGGAATACCAGGTGGTGGCCGACGGACTGCACGCCACGGCCGGATCGCTTTCCGGCGGCAATCTGCAAAAAATGGTGCTCGGTCGGGAATTTTTCCGTGAGCCGAGTCTGATTGTGGCGGAAAATCCCACGCAGGGGCTGGACATCGGAGCCATGGAGGAAGTGTGGCGGCGCATTCTGGACGCGCGCGACCACGCGGGCGTGCTGCTCGTGACGAGCGATCTGCGCGAAGCCATGACCCTGGCCGACACCTTTGCCGTCATGTACCGGGGCCGCTTCATCGACGTGTTTCCCCGTTCCGACGAAGCGCGCGTGGAGTCCATCGGCCTCATGATGGCGGGCATACGCTTCGGCGAGGACGCGGAAAACGGCGCGGACAAGGCGCAGGAAAAATAA
- the mdtD gene encoding multidrug transporter subunit MdtD: MLTSRDMLTGLPMITAAAFFMQMLDSTILNTALPSIAASMHRAPFTMQLAVISYALTVAMLIPLSGWLADTFGTRRVFLSAVALFVAGSAFCAMSHSLPQLVAARVVQGVGGAMMVPVSRLTLMRAYSRADFVRVFNFITIPGLVGPVVGPIIGGWLVTYASWHWIFLINVPLGLIGFLYSLKCFPDFRQPRGRFDALGFCIIGASVISMTAGLELTGGKTSSPTLAATLIVLGFAAVALYVFHARRSPSPLIALKVFRTRTFRVGIAGNMVARLGTGSIPFLVPLMLQVGLGYSADVAGLIMLAPAIGSIMTKTVVLRLLHRFGYRHVLLFLTLAIAGMYLFMSLQRPGWPLTLLVIQLLVQGMFMSGQFTSMNTITLGELPAETASDGNSLLSVTQNLTVSFGVAISTALLRFFSGPSGELHALHCTFVAVGLITAASAFVFVLLRKDDGENLLEKNNTGGRAQPKGN; encoded by the coding sequence ATGCTGACTTCCCGCGACATGCTTACCGGGCTTCCCATGATTACGGCTGCGGCCTTCTTCATGCAGATGCTCGACTCCACCATTCTCAACACGGCGCTTCCCTCCATAGCCGCGTCCATGCATCGGGCTCCCTTCACCATGCAGCTTGCGGTCATCAGTTATGCGCTGACCGTGGCCATGCTCATTCCCCTCAGCGGCTGGCTGGCCGACACCTTCGGTACGCGACGCGTGTTTCTCTCGGCCGTGGCCCTCTTCGTGGCCGGATCGGCATTCTGCGCCATGTCCCATTCCCTGCCGCAGCTCGTGGCCGCCCGCGTGGTGCAGGGCGTGGGCGGGGCCATGATGGTGCCCGTCTCCCGCCTCACCCTCATGCGCGCCTACTCCCGCGCAGACTTCGTGCGGGTGTTCAACTTCATCACCATTCCCGGGCTGGTGGGGCCCGTGGTGGGGCCCATCATCGGCGGCTGGCTCGTCACCTACGCCTCGTGGCACTGGATATTCCTCATCAACGTGCCGCTCGGCCTGATCGGCTTTCTCTACTCCCTGAAATGCTTTCCCGATTTCCGCCAGCCCCGCGGACGCTTCGACGCCCTGGGCTTCTGCATCATCGGCGCAAGCGTGATTTCCATGACCGCCGGACTGGAACTCACCGGCGGCAAAACTTCTTCCCCCACGCTTGCCGCAACCCTCATCGTTCTGGGCTTCGCGGCCGTGGCGCTGTACGTCTTCCACGCCCGCCGCTCGCCCTCGCCGCTCATTGCGCTCAAGGTCTTCCGCACCCGCACCTTCCGGGTGGGCATCGCCGGCAACATGGTCGCCCGTCTGGGCACGGGAAGCATTCCCTTCCTCGTGCCGCTCATGCTTCAGGTGGGCCTCGGCTATTCCGCCGACGTGGCCGGTCTCATCATGCTGGCCCCGGCCATCGGCTCCATCATGACAAAAACCGTGGTGCTGCGCCTGCTCCACCGCTTCGGCTACCGCCACGTGCTGCTCTTTCTCACCCTCGCCATCGCAGGCATGTACCTCTTCATGAGCCTCCAGCGTCCGGGCTGGCCCCTCACGCTGCTCGTGATTCAGCTTCTCGTGCAGGGCATGTTCATGTCCGGACAGTTCACCTCCATGAACACCATCACCCTGGGCGAGCTGCCCGCAGAAACGGCCAGCGACGGCAACAGTCTGCTTTCCGTCACGCAGAATCTCACCGTCAGCTTCGGCGTGGCCATCAGCACCGCGCTGCTGCGCTTCTTCTCCGGTCCTTCCGGAGAACTGCACGCCCTGCACTGCACCTTCGTGGCCGTGGGCCTCATCACCGCGGCCTCGGCCTTCGTGTTCGTCCTTCTGCGCAAGGACGACGGCGAAAATCTTCTGGAAAAAAACAATACCGGCGGCCGCGCGCAGCCGAAAGGAAACTAG
- a CDS encoding ABC transporter permease, with the protein MTWDIFVALLAATVLAGTPLLYATMGELITERSGVLNLGVEGMMIMGAFFAFIVQFKTGNPWLAALAAGVGAGCLGLIHGVVCLIFQGNQTVSGLALTIFGVGLSDYLGAPFIGEKTVGFQPFDIPLLSDIPVIGQVLFQHDPLVYISYILPWAVMWFFRRTSLGLALCASGESPDAVQAAGLDPVRMRWLGIFAGAFFVGIGGAYLSLCATHMWTHNLTAGKGWIAVALVIFAFWRPGRAMFGAYLFGGIMAFQLRLQALGTTIPSSLMMMLPYALTILALLFSSARGKGRNAPAALGENIAPGA; encoded by the coding sequence ATGACCTGGGATATCTTCGTCGCGCTGCTGGCCGCCACGGTGCTCGCCGGCACGCCGCTTCTGTACGCCACCATGGGCGAACTCATCACCGAACGCTCGGGCGTGCTCAACCTCGGCGTGGAAGGCATGATGATCATGGGCGCGTTCTTCGCCTTCATCGTGCAGTTCAAAACGGGCAATCCGTGGCTGGCCGCGCTGGCCGCGGGCGTCGGCGCAGGCTGCCTCGGTCTGATTCACGGCGTGGTCTGCCTGATCTTTCAGGGCAATCAGACCGTGTCCGGTCTTGCGCTCACCATCTTCGGCGTGGGCCTTTCCGACTACCTCGGCGCGCCCTTCATCGGCGAAAAGACCGTGGGCTTCCAGCCCTTCGACATTCCGCTGCTTTCCGACATTCCCGTGATCGGTCAGGTGCTCTTTCAGCACGATCCGCTCGTGTACATCTCCTATATTCTGCCGTGGGCGGTCATGTGGTTCTTCCGCCGCACCTCGCTCGGCCTTGCGCTCTGCGCTTCCGGCGAATCGCCCGACGCCGTGCAGGCCGCAGGTCTCGATCCCGTCAGGATGCGCTGGCTCGGCATTTTTGCCGGAGCCTTCTTCGTGGGCATAGGCGGAGCCTATCTTTCCCTCTGCGCCACGCATATGTGGACCCACAACCTCACCGCGGGCAAGGGCTGGATTGCCGTGGCGCTGGTCATTTTCGCGTTCTGGCGGCCGGGCCGCGCCATGTTCGGCGCGTATCTGTTCGGCGGCATCATGGCCTTTCAGCTCAGGCTCCAGGCGCTCGGCACCACCATTCCCTCTTCGCTCATGATGATGCTGCCCTACGCGCTCACCATTCTTGCACTGCTGTTCTCCTCAGCCAGAGGCAAAGGCAGAAACGCTCCGGCCGCGCTCGGCGAGAACATCGCTCCGGGCGCGTAA
- a CDS encoding ABC transporter permease, whose translation MDGFRVVRRQTPHRWAGLVVLPAALLIALAFCSLLLMLQDKSPVEAAVVLFQGGFGSLHALQDTMLKAIPIFLCSLGVSIAFRMKVWNIGAEGQFALGGVGATWAVLTFPDLPMPAMLLAMLACAAVAGGLWGMLPGLLKLKFGLNEIISTLMLNYIGIEFMRYLVYGPWKDPGSMGFPMTAMFPDEAIFPEVIGYVHAGILVCLAAAVAVSIFLQRTRLGFELCAAGENPRAARYARIPYGFLLVFVLTLSGALAGMAGCVEVSATFNRLQPSLCTGYGYTAIVVAWLSRLRTPSIALFSIFLAGLLVGTDNLQVDMQVPAAFGGILEGCILLCVLAGQFFYSYTFVRTGRSQGGAA comes from the coding sequence ATGGACGGTTTCAGAGTCGTCAGACGGCAGACCCCTCATCGCTGGGCCGGGCTTGTCGTGCTGCCGGCGGCGCTTCTCATCGCCCTGGCGTTCTGTTCCCTGCTGCTGATGCTTCAGGACAAGTCGCCCGTCGAAGCCGCCGTGGTGCTGTTTCAGGGCGGGTTCGGAAGCCTGCACGCGCTTCAGGACACCATGCTCAAGGCCATTCCCATTTTTCTGTGCTCGCTCGGCGTGTCCATCGCCTTCCGCATGAAGGTGTGGAACATCGGCGCGGAAGGACAGTTCGCCCTCGGCGGCGTGGGAGCCACCTGGGCCGTGCTGACGTTTCCCGATCTGCCCATGCCGGCCATGCTCCTCGCCATGCTGGCGTGCGCGGCCGTCGCCGGCGGACTGTGGGGCATGCTCCCCGGTCTGCTCAAGCTCAAATTCGGCCTCAATGAAATCATTTCCACGCTCATGCTCAACTACATAGGCATCGAGTTCATGCGCTATCTCGTGTACGGCCCGTGGAAGGATCCCGGAAGCATGGGCTTCCCCATGACGGCCATGTTCCCAGACGAAGCCATCTTCCCCGAGGTCATCGGCTACGTGCATGCGGGCATTCTGGTGTGCCTCGCGGCTGCCGTGGCGGTTTCCATATTCCTGCAGCGCACGAGGCTCGGCTTTGAACTGTGCGCCGCGGGTGAAAATCCGCGGGCGGCAAGGTACGCGCGCATTCCCTACGGCTTTCTGCTGGTCTTCGTGCTCACACTTTCCGGCGCGCTCGCGGGCATGGCCGGATGCGTGGAAGTTTCGGCCACGTTCAACCGTCTCCAGCCCAGCCTCTGCACGGGCTACGGCTACACCGCCATCGTGGTGGCGTGGCTCTCGCGCCTGCGCACGCCTTCCATCGCGCTCTTTTCCATATTCCTGGCCGGACTTCTCGTGGGCACGGACAACCTGCAAGTGGACATGCAGGTGCCCGCGGCCTTCGGCGGCATTCTCGAAGGCTGCATTCTGCTCTGCGTGCTCGCCGGACAATTCTTCTACTCCTACACCTTTGTGAGAACGGGTCGCAGTCAGGGAGGTGCGGCATGA
- a CDS encoding BMP family ABC transporter substrate-binding protein has product MALSPLVSSAHAEDAAKKIKVGFIYVSPVGDEGWSWTHDQGRKMMDAMPDVETTMMESVPEGPDAERAIKNMCSKGYNVIVATSFGYMDAMAKMAKRNPDITFLHCSGYKHSKNMTCYFGRMYQARYLTGMVAGSMTKKNEIGYVASFPIPEVVRGINAFTLGVRAVNPDAKVRVVWTRTWYSPDDEKKAAEGLLDVGVDVIAQHQDSAGPQTAAEARGAYSVGYNTDMSAAAPKAHLVAAVWDWNKFYKKFIDEYRAGTWKNGNYWYGIGDGIVDISRYGDMVPDDVRAKVDAVKADIVSGKYQVFTGPVKDQEGKVRVAEGQVAPDDMLLSMDWFVEGVVGTTK; this is encoded by the coding sequence ATGGCCCTTTCTCCGCTGGTTTCCTCCGCGCATGCGGAAGATGCCGCGAAGAAGATCAAGGTGGGCTTCATCTATGTTTCCCCTGTGGGCGACGAGGGCTGGTCGTGGACGCACGATCAGGGCCGCAAGATGATGGACGCCATGCCTGACGTGGAAACCACCATGATGGAAAGCGTGCCCGAAGGCCCCGACGCCGAGCGCGCCATCAAGAACATGTGCTCCAAGGGCTACAACGTCATTGTGGCCACGAGCTTCGGCTACATGGACGCCATGGCCAAGATGGCCAAGCGCAACCCCGACATCACGTTCCTGCACTGCTCGGGCTACAAGCACAGCAAGAACATGACCTGCTATTTCGGCAGAATGTATCAGGCCCGCTACCTCACCGGCATGGTGGCCGGCTCCATGACCAAGAAAAACGAAATCGGCTATGTGGCGTCGTTCCCCATTCCCGAGGTGGTGCGCGGCATCAACGCCTTCACTCTGGGCGTTCGCGCCGTGAACCCCGACGCCAAGGTGCGCGTGGTCTGGACCCGCACCTGGTACAGCCCCGACGATGAAAAGAAGGCCGCCGAAGGCCTGCTCGACGTTGGCGTGGACGTCATTGCCCAGCATCAGGATTCCGCGGGCCCGCAGACCGCCGCCGAAGCGCGCGGCGCGTATTCCGTGGGCTACAATACCGACATGTCCGCCGCCGCGCCCAAGGCGCATCTTGTGGCGGCCGTGTGGGACTGGAACAAGTTCTACAAGAAGTTCATCGACGAATATCGCGCCGGAACCTGGAAGAACGGCAACTACTGGTACGGCATCGGCGACGGCATTGTGGACATCTCCCGCTACGGCGACATGGTGCCTGACGACGTGCGCGCCAAGGTGGACGCCGTGAAGGCCGACATCGTGTCCGGCAAGTATCAGGTGTTCACCGGCCCGGTGAAGGATCAGGAAGGCAAGGTGCGCGTGGCCGAAGGTCAGGTTGCGCCCGACGACATGCTGCTCTCCATGGACTGGTTCGTGGAAGGCGTGGTAGGAACCACCAAGTAA
- a CDS encoding MATE family efflux transporter translates to MGHAQHVDMLHGPLLGKIILFALPIAMSSILQQLFISANVAVVGHFVGAQAVAAVGGNGPIVNLIINLFLGLSVGANVVIARYVGREDQQACQSAVHTVMAVSILSGFFLLVAGQFLAPMLLRFVDVPHDVMDLAVLYLRIYFVGMPCIMIYNFGAAVLRSVGDTKRPMYSLMAAGVVNVSLSVVFVLFCDMGVAGVGLATFTGNLVSAALVMYFLLTEDDMIRLNIRRLAIARVHLLRVIRIGAPAGLQGMIFSLSNVCILSGINGFGSSTAAGSAAAINFEFISYFFVNAFCQATVTFTSQNYAMCQLDRCKKIFRENMACAVVLAGLTCLTFTLGAAFFSGMYTSDPEVIRHAVTRVTIVESMEWLCATYEISGAALRGMGISMLPAMVTLVGSCLLRIVWVYTVFRMFPTYETLLYVYPVSWIITGVIMLVVYFVIRNKLFCERERGGICKPLEF, encoded by the coding sequence ATGGGACATGCCCAGCACGTTGACATGCTGCACGGTCCGCTCTTGGGCAAGATCATTCTCTTTGCCCTGCCCATTGCCATGAGCAGCATTCTGCAGCAGCTGTTCATTTCTGCGAACGTCGCCGTGGTCGGACACTTCGTCGGAGCTCAGGCCGTGGCCGCCGTCGGCGGAAACGGACCTATCGTCAATCTCATCATCAACCTCTTTCTCGGGCTTTCCGTCGGCGCAAACGTCGTCATCGCCCGCTACGTCGGCAGAGAGGATCAGCAGGCCTGCCAGTCCGCCGTTCACACGGTCATGGCCGTGTCCATACTGAGCGGCTTCTTCCTGCTCGTGGCGGGACAGTTCCTCGCGCCCATGCTGCTGCGCTTCGTGGACGTGCCGCACGACGTCATGGATCTGGCCGTACTGTATCTGCGCATCTACTTCGTCGGCATGCCGTGCATCATGATCTACAACTTCGGCGCGGCCGTGCTGCGCAGCGTGGGCGACACCAAGCGCCCCATGTACAGCCTCATGGCCGCAGGCGTGGTCAACGTTTCGCTGAGCGTGGTGTTCGTGCTCTTCTGCGACATGGGCGTCGCGGGCGTGGGTCTCGCCACCTTCACGGGCAACCTCGTCAGCGCCGCGCTCGTCATGTACTTTCTGCTCACCGAAGACGACATGATCCGCCTGAACATCCGCAGGCTTGCCATCGCGCGCGTCCATCTGCTGCGCGTCATCAGAATCGGCGCTCCCGCCGGACTGCAGGGCATGATCTTCTCGCTCTCCAACGTGTGCATTCTCTCGGGCATCAACGGCTTCGGCTCCAGCACGGCCGCCGGTTCGGCCGCGGCCATCAATTTCGAGTTCATCTCCTATTTCTTCGTCAACGCCTTCTGTCAGGCCACCGTGACCTTCACCAGCCAGAACTACGCCATGTGCCAGCTCGACCGCTGCAAGAAGATCTTCCGCGAAAACATGGCCTGCGCCGTCGTGCTTGCCGGTCTCACCTGCCTCACATTCACCCTCGGCGCCGCATTCTTCTCCGGCATGTACACCAGCGATCCCGAAGTCATTCGCCACGCCGTCACCCGCGTTACCATCGTCGAAAGCATGGAATGGCTCTGCGCCACCTACGAAATCAGCGGCGCGGCTCTGCGCGGCATGGGCATCTCCATGCTGCCCGCCATGGTCACGCTCGTGGGCTCATGCCTTCTGCGCATCGTGTGGGTCTATACCGTGTTCCGCATGTTCCCTACCTACGAAACGCTGCTCTACGTCTATCCCGTCTCGTGGATCATCACGGGCGTCATCATGCTTGTCGTGTACTTCGTCATCCGTAACAAGCTGTTTTGCGAGCGCGAACGCGGCGGAATCTGCAAGCCGCTGGAGTTCTGA